The genome window GGTAGTCGGCGATGTCCTGGTTGGTTATCTTCATTGCTTCCTCGATGGTCTTTCCCTTGAGTATCTCCGTCAGAGCGGACGCGGAGGCGATGGCGCTCGCGCAGCCGAAGGTCTTGAACTTCGCGTCGGCGATCCGTTTGTTTTCATCCAGTTTGAAACTGAGCTTGAGAGCGTCGCCGCACGCTATGGAACCCACTTCGGCAACGCCATCCGGATTCTCGACCTCGCCCGCGTTCCTCGGATTGAGAAAATGCTCCCTGACCTTGTCCGTATATTCCCACATGGCTTGCTCCTTTTCTCCGTGTCTTTGTTGAGGCGGGCCGCTCTTGTCTCGCGGGGCACGCTCATGTTTTATTCTACCTCTTTTGCTCCTCCTTGCAAAGGGGGGTCTTCAGGCATCCTCCTGCATTCCGGCCGGGCCTGCACAGAACCTTGGACTTGTCATCGATTTTGATGTAATTTAATAGCAGCGATGACGAGGAGAAAACCATTCAGCAACGACCTTTACGTCGTTTCCTCGTCCGTCGGCGAGCTGAAGCGGGCGGTGGATGACGGCGCCGCCATCGTCCAGCTCCGGGACAAGACGGGCGACGAGGCGACGGTCCTCGAAAAGGCCCGGGAGCTTGTGGAATACAAGAAGGCCAGGCACTTCGTGTTCATTCTCAACGACGACCCGGCCCTGGCCGTGAAGGTCGGGGCGGACGGGGTCCATGTGGGTCAGGACATGTCCACGCTCGACGCCCGCGCCATCGTCGGTGAGGAGATGATCGTCGGCAAGACCACGCACAACCTGGAGCAGGGGCGGCAGGCAATAAAGGACGGCGCCGATTACATATCCACGGGACCCGTCTACGCCACTCCGACGAAACCGGGCAGGACCCCGGTGGGGCTTGCTTACGTGAGAGAGGCAGCGGAGCATCTCGACATCCCGGCTGTGGCCATCGGCGGTATCGACCTGTCCAATGTCGACGACGTGCTGGCCGCCGGGGCGAAGACGATAGGTGTTGTACGGGCCTCATCGGACGCTGTGGAGTTGCTGAAGAGAATACGGAAGGCAGTTAAATGAAGATAACAGTCAACGGCAAGACGATGGAGATCGCGGACGGCATGGACCTCCACCGGCTTGTCTATTCCGGCAAGGCGGACCCCGACAGGGTGATCCTTGTCCTCAATGATGGTGTCGTGAAGAGCGACCGGTGGTCTCTGACCGTCCTTTCTGAGGGTGACCGGGTTGAACTGGTGTCCTTCGTGGGAGGAGGGTGATATGGATGACAGACTGATCGTGGCCGGAAGGGAGTTCGGGAGCCGCTTTTTCCTCGGCACGGGAAAGTTCGGCGACAAGGAGGCCATGCGCAAAGCGATCGCGAGCTCCGGCTCGGAGCTCGTGACGGTGGCGCTCCGCCGGATCGACCTTGACGAAACGGATGAGAACATCCTCTCCTTTATTCCCGAAGGCGTGACGATCATGGTCAACACGTCGGGTGCGCGCAACGCAGAGGAGGCCGTCCGCATCGCACACATAGCGCGGGAGGCGGGATACGGGGACTGGGTCAAGATCGAGGTCATAAACGACAGCCGGTACCTCTTGCCCGACAACCAGGAGACGATAAAGGCAACGAAGATCCTCTCCGGGGAAGGTTTCGTCGTATTGCCTTACATGCATCCCGACCTTTACGTGGCGAAGGCGCTCGTTGATGCGGGGGCGGCAGCCGTCATGCCTCTCGGTTCCTTGATCGGGTCGAACCAGGGACTGAAGATGCGGACCCTCATAGAGGTGCTCATCGAGGAGATCACCGAGATTCCCATAGTCGTCGACGCCGGTATAGGACGCCCATCGCATGCCGCCGAGGCAATGGAGATGGGGGCCGATGCCGTGCTCGCCAACACGGCCGTTGCGGACGCCGAGGACCCGCCGCTCATGGCCGCCGCTTTCGCGCGAGGCGTCGAGGCGGGCAGGATGGCATACCTGGCAAAGATGGGGAAGGAGAGAAAGGGAGCGGCCGCCTCCTCGCCGCTGACGGGGTTCCTCTATGATGAGTAAGAGCCTGCGCGGGATAGACCTCCTGCGCCTGACCATCGATGATATCCGCCGCATATTCGCGGTGGACGACCGGGGCCTCCTCGAGGAGATGGCCCATGCCGCGCGCGAGTTGACGAGGCGGCAGTTCGGTCGGACGATCAGCCTCTACGCCCCGCTCTACATAGCGAACTACTGCGAGAACGAATGCGTCTACTGCGGGTTCCACGCCTCTCAGAAAAGCATGCCCCGGAGCAAGCTCACCATGGAACAGATAGACAGGGAGTGCGAGGCTCTCGCCGCCACGGGGAACCGCAGCGTCCTCATCCTGACGGGCGAATCGCGCTTCCACTCTTCTCCGCAGTATATCCGCGACGCTGTCAGGATCGCGTCGCGCTATTTCTCCTATGTCGCCCTGGAGGTCTATCCTCTCGACGAAGAGGAATACAGGGAGCTCTACCTTGCCGGAGTGGACGGGGTAACGCTGTACCAGGAAACGTACGACAGGGCCCGCTACGACGAACTTCATCTCGCGGGTCCCAAGAAGGTCTACGATTACCGGGTCTCGGCCCCCGACCGCATAGCCCGCTCCGGGATCAGGCACATATCGATGGGGGCCCTCCTGGGGCTCACGGACTGGCGCAGGGACGTCATCTCGCTCTTCGAGCACGTCCGCAGCCTCGAAAAGAGATATCCCGGTGTCGAGTTCGGTCTTGCCTTTCCGCGCCTGAGGCGTGTGGCCGACGACATCCACCAGTACCAGGAAGTGTCCGACAGGGACATGCTGAAGATCATGACCGCCGCGCGGCTCTTTTTCCCCCGCGTGGGGATCAGCATCTCCACCAGGGAGACGCCCCGGTTCCGGGACAGCATACTCGAGTTTGGCGTCACGAAGATGTCGGCCGGTTCCTCGACGCGCGTGGGGGGATACCTCGAAGGGGAACACAAGTACGAGGACGGCCAGTTCGAGGTCTTCGATCCCCGGAGCTTCGACGAGATCAAGGCCATGCTCAGGTTAAGGGGCTTCGACCCCGTCGTCACGGACTGGAGAAACATAGTGAACAGCTGAAAGAGCAGTTTCAGGTTTCAGGTTTCAAGTTTCAGGAGAAAAAGACGGTTGCTGGTTGCGAGTTTCGGATGTTCGGGTTTTTGTCCTTAGCCTGAAACCCGAAACGTGGAACTTGAGACTGTCAATTGGACAAGAGCATGGGGAAGCGGATTCAGACAAACCGCTCTGCTTTTCTCTTTTGACTTGAGACTTGAAACCTGAAACTTGAAACCTTTTTGTTGGAGGTTCTTTGCCTGTTAGCTCCCGACTGTTGCAGCCTGTCAGCATGATCGTTCTTACGGGAGGGCCCTGTTCGGGGAAGAGCTCGTCGCTCGCCTTCCTTACGGAGAAGCTTTCAGACCACGGGTTCATGGTCTTTGTGGTCCCCGAGACTGCGACGCTCATCACGGGTAACGGCATCGACAGGCGCAAGATGGACAAACCGGGCCAGATAGTGGTATTCGAGGAGGCCATCTTCGACATGCAGATGTCCTTCGAAGATACGTACAAGCAGGCGGTATCGAGGATATTTCCGGAGCGCAGGAAGGTCATACTCCTTGACAGGGGCATCATGGACATCAGGGCCTTCCTCACCGACGACATCTTCAACGGCATCCTGAAGAAGAAGGGCCTGACGCGGGCCGCGATCCGCCATCGCTACGACGGGGTCATCCATCTCGTCACGGCGGCGGACGGCGCCGCCGACTATTACACGGGGGAGAACAACACGGCCCGCCTCGAGACTCCCGAAGAGGCGCTGCGCATAGACCTGAGGACCAAGGAGAGCTGGCTCGGTCACCCCCGTTTTAAGATCATCGACAACAGCACCGATTTCGAGGGGAAGATAAAGAGGGCCTTTTCGGCAATAGCGAGGTTTCTGGGGATACCCGACGTGCCTCCCACGGGGGAGAAGTACCTCGTAAGGCATGTCGACCTTGCCGCTCTTCCGGCCCATCAGAGGATCGATATGGAGCAGGTGTATCTCCGCTCGAGGGACAGGAGGGAGGTGACGAGGATACGCAGGAGGGGGCAGGACGGTGTCTACCTCCATTTCCTGGCAAGGACGAGGCATGCGGGTGCCCGCAGTCTTCCGATAGAGGAGGAGGAACTCATCCCCGAGCAGGAATACCTTGATCTTGCCCGCCTCATGGACCCCAAGACGGAGGTCCTCGCCAGGGAGCGCATATGCTTTCTCTGGAACAATCAGTATTATGAACTGGATAGATACGGGGGAAGGCATGAAGGGCTCACCATGCTCCTTGCGGAATCTCCCGGGCAGGAATCAGGGGCGTCCACCTCGATACCGCCTTTCGTCACCGTCGGGAAAAAGGTGACCGATGATCTGCGTTATACCGACCGGACCTTGGCCCGGCGAAAGACCAAAAAGCCCGCCTGACAACTTATTACGGTTATATACGGACTATAAAACTGTAAGCTGACGTTATCATAGTTTACATATTAGACTAGAAAGAATGCGCCTGACCGCCTTGCCTCGCTGAAACGGTTGCAGGGCGCGGCAAAACATAGTAGCTTTAAGAGCATGACATCATCGCCGACATCGAAGGGGATCATCGGTTTTACCACCACGATCCCCGTGGAACTTATCTTCGCCGCGGGGTACGAGCCCTGCGACCTGAACAACATCTTCGTCACGGACCCCGACCCGGGCCGTTTCATCGAGCGCGCGGAGCGCGATGGTTTTCCGAAGAGCATGTGCAACTGGATCAAGGGCATCTACGGGGTCATCATGGAGAAGGAGATAGCCGGTGTCATCACCGTTATGGAAGGCGACTGCAGCAACACGCAGGCCCTCGCCGAGATCCTTCGCTACCGGGGCGTAAGGACGATACCCTTTTCCTTTCCCTATGACCGCGACAGGGAAGTGCTCGCGAGAGAGATAGAGAAGCTGGGCAGCGAGCTCTCCGTTGACGAGGGGTCTCTCGCGGACGTGGAGGTGCGGATCGCCGGGGTAAGGGAGAAGCTCTCCGAGATCGACGCGATGACGTGGAGCGAGCGCAACGTGACGGGGGCGGAGAACCATCGCTGGCTCGTCGGTTCCTCGGACATGCTCGGCGACATGGAGGGGTATGGCTCGGCGGCAGGCGAGTTCATCCTGAGCGCGCGAAAGAGGGAGAGCCTTCAGGGGATATCCCTCGGGTATATCGGTGTTCCCCCGATCGTCACCGACCTTTATGACTTCATCGAAAGCGTGGGGGGTCAGGTGGTGTATAACGAGACGCAGCGGCAGTTCGCCCTGCCTTATGAAACGAAGGACATCGTCGAGAGGTACCTTCTTTACACGTACCCTTACGGAATATTCGCGCGCCTGAAGGACATAGGCGACGAGATAGCGCGGCGGGGGATCCAGGGTGTCATCCATTACGTGCAGGCCTTCTGTTTCCGGGCCATCGAGGACGTTATCCTTCGCGAGACCATCTCCGTTCCCATTCTCACCATAGAGGGAGACCTGCCGAGGACCCTCGACACGAGAACGAAGATGCGCATCGAGGCGTTCGTGGAGATGCTTGAAGGCATGCGGCACTGATGAGGCCGTGATGTCGGGGGGAGGCAGCCCATCATGATCGAGGAAAGAACGAAACGATTTCTCGTTGACCGCAGCGGCATCGGTTTTTTCAAGGCCGTCCTCGAGTCTTACGAGGACGTCGCCATCTTCTCCGTGATCGACGGGGACCGGGGACTCATCGAGCTCATCTATCCCTCCGGTTTCGAGGAGGATGTCCGGGGCATAATTGCCGATATGGTAAACTATGGCATTACGTTCAGGGAGGTTCCTGATGTTCAATGAAAAAAGGGTGCTCGAGACGCTCATGGAGCGCTCCGGTGTCTATGCCGATGTATATATCGATGAACGGGCCTACACTCTCATTCAGCTCGAATCGGGCAGGGTGGAGAAGCTCGAGAAGGGCGAGGACGCGGGGGTGGGCCTCAGGGTCATCACGCCCTGGAAGAGCTATTATGCCTCGACGAACTCCTTCGATGAAGGTCATCTCGTCGATCTGGCCGGGCAGCTCTCCCGCTACGGGTCAGATCGCGGGGAGAGCATGGTCGGCATCGCCGGGGGCGAAGGGGCCGCGGCGTATCCCTTCTCCATAGGCGAAGACCCCGGCGGCGTCCCGGTGGAAAAGAAGCTTGCCCTCGTCAGGAACTTCGAGTCCATGGCACGCAAGATGGAGTCCCGCATCACCCAGGTCCGCGTCATGTACCGTGACACCCGCCAGAACGTCAGGATAGCGACCACCTCTGAAGGCATGAGGAATGACAGCCGCATGCAGGTGGTCCTCACGGTGTTTCTCGTCGGCAGGGACGGCTCGGAGATGCAGACCTCCTATGAGGCGGTGGGCGGCTTCCATGGATTCGAACTCTTCACCGATGAACTCATGGAGGAGCTTGCGCGGAAGACCGTAAGACGCCTTCAGGGCCTTCTCGCGGCGCGCGAGGCTCCCATGGGGATGAAGACGGTCGTGCTCGCCTCCGAGGCGGGAGGCACGATGATCCACGAGGCCATCGGACACGGCCTGGAGGCCGACCTTGCCATGGAGGGGCTCTCCTGTTACAAGGGCCTTCTCGGCGCCGGGATAGCGTCACCCCTCGTGAGCGTTGTCGACGATGCGACACTGCCCCACATGCGGGGGACCTATGCCTTCGACGACGAAGGCGTTCCCTCTGAAAGGACGGTTCTCGTTGAAAAAGGAGTTCTCAGGAACTATCTCTTCGAC of Syntrophorhabdus sp. contains these proteins:
- the thiH gene encoding 2-iminoacetate synthase ThiH, with amino-acid sequence MMSKSLRGIDLLRLTIDDIRRIFAVDDRGLLEEMAHAARELTRRQFGRTISLYAPLYIANYCENECVYCGFHASQKSMPRSKLTMEQIDRECEALAATGNRSVLILTGESRFHSSPQYIRDAVRIASRYFSYVALEVYPLDEEEYRELYLAGVDGVTLYQETYDRARYDELHLAGPKKVYDYRVSAPDRIARSGIRHISMGALLGLTDWRRDVISLFEHVRSLEKRYPGVEFGLAFPRLRRVADDIHQYQEVSDRDMLKIMTAARLFFPRVGISISTRETPRFRDSILEFGVTKMSAGSSTRVGGYLEGEHKYEDGQFEVFDPRSFDEIKAMLRLRGFDPVVTDWRNIVNS
- a CDS encoding TldD/PmbA family protein, coding for MFNEKRVLETLMERSGVYADVYIDERAYTLIQLESGRVEKLEKGEDAGVGLRVITPWKSYYASTNSFDEGHLVDLAGQLSRYGSDRGESMVGIAGGEGAAAYPFSIGEDPGGVPVEKKLALVRNFESMARKMESRITQVRVMYRDTRQNVRIATTSEGMRNDSRMQVVLTVFLVGRDGSEMQTSYEAVGGFHGFELFTDELMEELARKTVRRLQGLLAAREAPMGMKTVVLASEAGGTMIHEAIGHGLEADLAMEGLSCYKGLLGAGIASPLVSVVDDATLPHMRGTYAFDDEGVPSERTVLVEKGVLRNYLFDRFHAMKHSMVSTGNGRRESYRFRPIPRMSNTMILPGSDDPEKILASVDDGILVVKMGGGQVDTVRGDFVFEISEGYIIERGTVGPMIKNATMMGNGLKVLKDIDMVGTDLGFGIGTCGKDGQGVPVADAQPTLRIPGIIVGGRGG
- the thiE gene encoding thiamine phosphate synthase, with amino-acid sequence MTRRKPFSNDLYVVSSSVGELKRAVDDGAAIVQLRDKTGDEATVLEKARELVEYKKARHFVFILNDDPALAVKVGADGVHVGQDMSTLDARAIVGEEMIVGKTTHNLEQGRQAIKDGADYISTGPVYATPTKPGRTPVGLAYVREAAEHLDIPAVAIGGIDLSNVDDVLAAGAKTIGVVRASSDAVELLKRIRKAVK
- a CDS encoding thiazole synthase codes for the protein MDDRLIVAGREFGSRFFLGTGKFGDKEAMRKAIASSGSELVTVALRRIDLDETDENILSFIPEGVTIMVNTSGARNAEEAVRIAHIAREAGYGDWVKIEVINDSRYLLPDNQETIKATKILSGEGFVVLPYMHPDLYVAKALVDAGAAAVMPLGSLIGSNQGLKMRTLIEVLIEEITEIPIVVDAGIGRPSHAAEAMEMGADAVLANTAVADAEDPPLMAAAFARGVEAGRMAYLAKMGKERKGAAASSPLTGFLYDE
- a CDS encoding Fe-S cluster assembly protein NifU: MWEYTDKVREHFLNPRNAGEVENPDGVAEVGSIACGDALKLSFKLDENKRIADAKFKTFGCASAIASASALTEILKGKTIEEAMKITNQDIADY
- a CDS encoding 2-hydroxyacyl-CoA dehydratase, translating into MTSSPTSKGIIGFTTTIPVELIFAAGYEPCDLNNIFVTDPDPGRFIERAERDGFPKSMCNWIKGIYGVIMEKEIAGVITVMEGDCSNTQALAEILRYRGVRTIPFSFPYDRDREVLAREIEKLGSELSVDEGSLADVEVRIAGVREKLSEIDAMTWSERNVTGAENHRWLVGSSDMLGDMEGYGSAAGEFILSARKRESLQGISLGYIGVPPIVTDLYDFIESVGGQVVYNETQRQFALPYETKDIVERYLLYTYPYGIFARLKDIGDEIARRGIQGVIHYVQAFCFRAIEDVILRETISVPILTIEGDLPRTLDTRTKMRIEAFVEMLEGMRH
- the thiS gene encoding sulfur carrier protein ThiS translates to MKITVNGKTMEIADGMDLHRLVYSGKADPDRVILVLNDGVVKSDRWSLTVLSEGDRVELVSFVGGG
- a CDS encoding DUF4911 domain-containing protein; protein product: MIEERTKRFLVDRSGIGFFKAVLESYEDVAIFSVIDGDRGLIELIYPSGFEEDVRGIIADMVNYGITFREVPDVQ
- a CDS encoding AAA family ATPase; translated protein: MPVSSRLLQPVSMIVLTGGPCSGKSSSLAFLTEKLSDHGFMVFVVPETATLITGNGIDRRKMDKPGQIVVFEEAIFDMQMSFEDTYKQAVSRIFPERRKVILLDRGIMDIRAFLTDDIFNGILKKKGLTRAAIRHRYDGVIHLVTAADGAADYYTGENNTARLETPEEALRIDLRTKESWLGHPRFKIIDNSTDFEGKIKRAFSAIARFLGIPDVPPTGEKYLVRHVDLAALPAHQRIDMEQVYLRSRDRREVTRIRRRGQDGVYLHFLARTRHAGARSLPIEEEELIPEQEYLDLARLMDPKTEVLARERICFLWNNQYYELDRYGGRHEGLTMLLAESPGQESGASTSIPPFVTVGKKVTDDLRYTDRTLARRKTKKPA